In Nocardia sputorum, a single genomic region encodes these proteins:
- a CDS encoding DUF1918 domain-containing protein: MIAHVGDRLCVHGHVVGEVDHLAEIIEVRGPDGTPPYVVRFSDGHESLVYPGPDAIVEPATSE, from the coding sequence ATGATCGCACATGTAGGAGATCGACTCTGCGTGCACGGACACGTGGTGGGAGAAGTGGATCACCTGGCCGAGATCATCGAGGTCCGCGGACCGGACGGGACGCCGCCCTACGTGGTGCGCTTCTCCGACGGTCACGAGTCGCTGGTGTATCCAGGGCCCGACGCGATCGTCGAGCCCGCTACGTCGGAATGA
- a CDS encoding low temperature requirement protein A, with the protein MIGSKRVRFQPMAEGASVTQLELFFDLVLVFAFTMVAGLAAGETSAKNMLRALLVLAVMWWLWIAYSWLGNVVRADEGIARVGMFAAMGGAFLAALTIPEAFEDGPGGWFGPLVFAIAYLIVRLVHLGMFWLASSEDPQLRGQLLRWALGSITLGTSLLVVAALTTGRVQIALWIAAIAGDYLWTLFAGTDWRLNSATHFVERYGLIIIVALGESIVSIGIGVAGLPISWPIALGSLLGLAISGLLWWAYFDVAALAVEHELVHAEGKRQIKIAQACYTFWHFPMIVGIIALSLGLKKVLYYVGDSSHHTLKDALYGIPLYALYGGVVLYLIALVGFKHYATRTVTVPRVVAVAVLLALIPVACALPALASLALLCGVLIALIAWETVRLAQPREAIRHAVPE; encoded by the coding sequence ATGATCGGTTCCAAACGGGTGCGGTTCCAGCCGATGGCCGAGGGCGCGTCGGTGACCCAGCTCGAGCTGTTCTTCGACCTGGTGCTCGTCTTCGCGTTCACCATGGTCGCCGGCTTGGCCGCGGGGGAAACCAGCGCCAAGAACATGCTGCGCGCGCTGCTGGTGCTCGCGGTGATGTGGTGGTTGTGGATCGCCTATTCGTGGCTGGGCAACGTGGTCCGCGCCGACGAAGGCATCGCGCGGGTGGGGATGTTCGCCGCCATGGGCGGCGCTTTCCTCGCCGCGCTGACCATCCCGGAGGCATTCGAGGACGGACCGGGCGGATGGTTCGGCCCGCTGGTGTTCGCCATCGCCTACCTGATCGTGCGATTGGTGCACCTGGGGATGTTCTGGCTGGCCAGTTCCGAGGATCCGCAATTGCGCGGCCAGCTGCTGCGCTGGGCGCTCGGTTCGATCACCCTCGGCACCTCGCTGCTGGTGGTCGCCGCGCTGACCACCGGTCGGGTGCAGATCGCGCTGTGGATCGCGGCGATCGCGGGCGACTATCTCTGGACGCTGTTCGCGGGCACGGATTGGCGATTGAACTCGGCCACCCATTTCGTCGAGCGATACGGGCTGATCATCATCGTCGCGCTCGGTGAGTCGATCGTCTCGATCGGGATCGGGGTGGCCGGCCTGCCGATCTCCTGGCCGATCGCGCTCGGCTCGCTGCTCGGCCTCGCCATTTCCGGCCTGCTGTGGTGGGCGTATTTCGACGTCGCCGCCCTGGCGGTGGAGCACGAACTCGTCCACGCCGAGGGCAAGCGGCAGATCAAGATCGCGCAGGCTTGCTACACGTTCTGGCATTTCCCGATGATCGTCGGGATCATCGCGCTGTCGCTGGGGCTGAAGAAGGTGCTCTACTACGTCGGGGACTCCTCCCACCACACCCTGAAGGACGCGTTGTACGGGATTCCGCTCTACGCCCTCTACGGCGGCGTCGTGCTGTACCTGATCGCCCTGGTGGGGTTCAAGCACTACGCCACGCGCACCGTCACGGTGCCCCGCGTGGTCGCCGTGGCGGTGCTGCTGGCGCTGATCCCGGTGGCCTGCGCCCTGCCCGCACTCGCCTCGCTGGCCCTGCTGTGCGGCGTCTTGATCGCGCTGATCGCTTGGGAGACCGTGCGTTTGGCGCAGCCGCGGGAGGCCATCAGGCACGCGGTTCCCGAGTGA
- a CDS encoding nuclear transport factor 2 family protein, which translates to MAAGSSVRDPRELVERLFGGLPARDADAFVALLAPDAIFEIPFTVPGFPTRLEGREAIREHLAQRWSGLSGIEVHAIHPQVYETDDPEVLLVENEVDMTVPGSGRARVRTSVNVVHVRDGRVVLFRDYMDTARFARLAAG; encoded by the coding sequence ATGGCTGCTGGTTCGTCCGTGCGAGATCCGCGCGAGTTGGTCGAGCGGTTGTTCGGCGGCTTGCCCGCGCGCGACGCCGACGCGTTCGTCGCGCTGCTCGCCCCTGACGCGATCTTCGAAATCCCTTTCACGGTTCCCGGGTTCCCGACCCGCTTGGAAGGCCGGGAGGCCATCCGTGAGCATCTGGCACAGCGCTGGTCGGGACTTTCCGGAATCGAAGTGCACGCGATTCATCCCCAGGTCTACGAAACCGATGATCCCGAAGTGCTGCTCGTGGAGAACGAAGTCGACATGACCGTCCCCGGATCCGGCCGTGCCCGAGTGCGCACTTCCGTCAACGTCGTCCACGTGCGCGACGGCCGAGTGGTGCTGTTCCGCGACTATATGGACACCGCCCGCTTCGCCCGCCTGGCCGCGGGCTGA
- a CDS encoding ion transporter, whose amino-acid sequence MSAPTPHSGIENSAVERYGLRETPEQQDYPRKPPMLWTDFVMLALAVVSVALVAWITFFPVSGHTYHVVVVVDWTLCGVFAVEFLWRWRRAGWPWTFPFVYWYEVLGMIPVTSPFFRGFRLLRIVVIGVRLARVADRVFGDRVTAAVVNRFVATIVDTIRRPMTIAVMDEVAEVLRTGHYTRNIAAALEENRAELDEMILELIKKDPQAGRVRYIPFHDEIIRLIADTTFRIVFQVLEDPRTDELVADVLRENIDQIRDAVRDGVRVPPSAYGPTADEDCVRHRITREPRA is encoded by the coding sequence GTGTCCGCTCCCACTCCCCACTCGGGCATCGAGAATTCCGCCGTCGAGCGCTACGGTCTGCGGGAAACGCCGGAGCAGCAGGATTATCCGCGCAAGCCGCCGATGCTGTGGACCGATTTCGTGATGCTGGCGCTGGCCGTCGTCTCTGTTGCGCTGGTCGCGTGGATCACCTTCTTCCCGGTGTCCGGGCACACCTATCACGTGGTCGTGGTCGTCGACTGGACGTTGTGCGGAGTGTTCGCGGTCGAGTTCCTGTGGCGCTGGCGCCGCGCGGGCTGGCCGTGGACGTTCCCGTTCGTCTACTGGTACGAGGTCCTCGGCATGATCCCGGTGACCAGCCCGTTCTTCCGCGGTTTCCGGTTACTGCGGATCGTGGTGATCGGCGTCCGGCTCGCACGGGTGGCCGATCGCGTATTCGGCGACCGGGTGACGGCCGCGGTGGTGAACCGGTTCGTGGCGACCATCGTGGACACCATCCGCCGCCCGATGACCATCGCGGTGATGGACGAGGTGGCGGAGGTGCTGCGCACCGGGCACTACACCCGCAACATCGCGGCCGCCCTGGAGGAGAACCGCGCCGAGCTGGACGAGATGATCCTGGAGCTGATCAAGAAGGACCCGCAGGCGGGCCGGGTGCGCTACATCCCGTTCCACGACGAGATCATCCGGCTGATCGCCGACACCACGTTCCGCATCGTGTTCCAGGTGCTGGAGGATCCGCGCACCGACGAGCTCGTCGCCGACGTGCTGCGGGAGAACATCGATCAGATCCGCGACGCGGTCCGCGACGGCGTCCGGGTGCCGCCGTCGGCGTACGGGCCCACCGCCGACGAGGACTGCGTGCGGCATCGCATCACTCGGGAACCGCGTGCCTGA
- a CDS encoding SRPBCC family protein: protein MRTKTDIRFFVDTDPDQVMDALTDVESLPEWSSSYSDVRVATRDARRRPRRVFLKAELLGSSDLQVLEYDWTDDRSSWTVADSTRGVRGGGFFEVSDSVDGTHVWYHVELYLPLPVPGFLLKRTFRKANEVVVECFIDFAERFPETETYQPV, encoded by the coding sequence ATGCGCACCAAAACGGATATCCGATTCTTCGTCGATACCGATCCCGATCAGGTCATGGACGCTCTGACGGACGTCGAATCGCTTCCGGAATGGTCGTCCTCCTACAGCGACGTCCGGGTCGCGACTCGCGACGCACGGCGCAGGCCGCGACGGGTGTTCCTCAAGGCGGAGCTGCTCGGCAGTTCGGATTTGCAAGTGCTGGAATACGATTGGACCGACGACCGATCTTCCTGGACCGTCGCCGACAGCACCAGGGGCGTGCGGGGCGGCGGGTTCTTCGAGGTGTCCGACAGCGTCGACGGCACGCACGTCTGGTACCACGTCGAGCTCTATCTGCCCCTCCCGGTTCCCGGATTTCTGCTCAAACGCACTTTCCGCAAGGCCAACGAGGTGGTCGTGGAGTGCTTCATAGATTTCGCCGAGCGGTTCCCCGAAACGGAGACCTATCAACCCGTATAG
- a CDS encoding aspartate-semialdehyde dehydrogenase, whose translation MGVRVGVVGATGQVGAVMRKLLDERNFPADEVRFFASARSAGKTLPWRGREIVVEDTETADPSGLDIALFSAGATMSRVQAPRFAAAGVTVIDNSSAWRKDPEVPLVVSEVNPEQTRNLVKGIIANPNCTTMAAMPVLKPLHDIAGLRRLIVSSYQAVSGSGLAGVEELASQARAVIGEAEQLTHDGRAVDFPAPNKYVAPIAFNVLPLAGSLVDDGSGETDEDQKLRNESRKILGIPDLAVSGTCVRVPVFTGHSLSVNAEFAEPLSVEHAKEILAKAPGVKLVDVPTPLAAAGIDDSLVGRIRQDPGVPDGRGLALFISGDNLRKGAALNTIQIAEVLIGHR comes from the coding sequence ATGGGAGTACGCGTAGGAGTCGTCGGCGCGACCGGACAGGTCGGCGCCGTCATGCGCAAGCTGCTGGACGAGCGCAACTTCCCGGCCGACGAGGTGCGATTCTTCGCCTCCGCCCGGTCGGCGGGCAAGACATTGCCCTGGCGCGGTCGCGAGATCGTCGTCGAGGACACCGAGACAGCGGATCCGTCCGGCTTGGACATCGCGTTGTTCTCGGCGGGCGCCACCATGTCGCGGGTGCAGGCGCCGCGTTTCGCCGCGGCGGGTGTCACGGTGATCGACAATTCCTCGGCGTGGCGCAAGGACCCCGAAGTCCCGCTGGTGGTCAGCGAGGTCAACCCGGAGCAGACCCGCAATCTGGTCAAGGGCATCATCGCCAACCCGAACTGCACCACGATGGCGGCCATGCCGGTGCTCAAGCCGCTGCACGACATCGCCGGTCTGCGCCGCCTGATCGTGTCCAGCTACCAGGCGGTCTCCGGTAGCGGCCTGGCCGGCGTGGAAGAGCTGGCGAGCCAGGCCCGCGCGGTGATCGGCGAAGCCGAGCAGCTCACGCACGACGGCCGCGCCGTCGACTTCCCCGCGCCGAACAAGTACGTCGCGCCGATCGCGTTCAACGTGCTTCCCCTGGCCGGTTCGCTGGTCGACGACGGCTCCGGCGAGACGGACGAGGACCAGAAGCTGCGCAACGAGAGCCGCAAGATCCTCGGCATCCCGGATCTGGCCGTGAGCGGCACCTGTGTGCGCGTGCCGGTCTTCACCGGTCACTCGCTCTCGGTGAACGCCGAGTTCGCCGAGCCGCTCTCGGTGGAGCACGCCAAGGAGATCCTGGCCAAGGCCCCCGGCGTGAAGCTGGTCGACGTGCCGACTCCGCTCGCCGCGGCGGGCATCGACGATTCGCTCGTCGGCCGCATCCGCCAGGACCCGGGTGTGCCGGACGGGCGCGGGCTCGCGCTGTTCATCTCCGGCGACAATCTGCGAAAAGGCGCCGCACTCAACACCATCCAGATCGCCGAGGTGCTGATCGGCCACCGCTGA
- a CDS encoding aspartate kinase, producing MALVVQKYGGSSVATAERIRRVAERIVETKKQGHDVVVVCSAMGDTTDELLDLAQQVAPSPPAREMDMLLTSGERISNALVAMAIHSLGAEARSFTGSQAGVITTGAHGNAKIIDVTPGRVRDALDEGLVVLVAGFQGVSQDSRDVTTLGRGGSDTTAVALAAALQADVCEIYTDVDGVFTADPRIVPDAQRLEQVSYEEMLELAACGAKVLMLRCVEYARRYNVPVHVRSSYTDKQGTYVYGSMEDIPLEQAILTGVAHDRSEAKVTVVGLPDEPGYAAKVFRAVADAEINIDMVLQNISKIETGKTDITFTLPKSEGARAVEMLTKRQSDIGFSQVLYDDHIGKVSLVGAGMKSHPGVTATFCEALAKAGVNIDLISTSEIRISVLVKDTELDEAVKVLHKAFDLGGDEVAVVHAGTGR from the coding sequence GTGGCTCTCGTGGTTCAGAAGTACGGAGGATCCTCGGTAGCGACCGCCGAGCGTATCCGGCGCGTCGCTGAACGGATCGTGGAGACCAAGAAGCAGGGCCACGATGTGGTGGTCGTCTGCTCCGCCATGGGTGACACCACCGACGAGCTGCTGGACCTCGCGCAGCAGGTGGCCCCGTCGCCGCCCGCCCGCGAGATGGACATGCTGCTCACCTCGGGGGAGCGCATCTCCAACGCGCTGGTCGCCATGGCCATCCACTCCCTCGGCGCGGAGGCCCGCTCGTTCACCGGTTCGCAGGCGGGTGTGATCACCACCGGCGCGCACGGCAACGCGAAGATCATCGACGTGACCCCCGGTCGCGTCCGCGACGCGCTCGACGAGGGCCTCGTCGTGCTGGTCGCGGGTTTCCAGGGCGTGAGCCAGGACAGCAGGGACGTCACCACGCTGGGCCGCGGCGGCTCGGACACCACCGCCGTCGCGCTGGCGGCCGCGCTACAGGCCGACGTTTGTGAGATCTACACCGACGTGGACGGCGTCTTCACCGCCGACCCGCGGATCGTGCCCGACGCGCAGCGGCTCGAGCAGGTCTCCTACGAGGAGATGCTGGAGCTGGCGGCCTGCGGGGCCAAGGTGCTGATGCTGCGCTGCGTCGAATACGCCCGCCGCTACAACGTGCCCGTGCATGTGCGCTCGTCCTACACCGACAAGCAGGGCACCTACGTTTACGGATCGATGGAGGACATCCCCTTGGAGCAAGCAATCCTCACCGGCGTCGCGCACGACCGCAGCGAGGCCAAGGTGACCGTGGTCGGGCTGCCGGACGAGCCGGGCTACGCCGCCAAGGTGTTCCGTGCCGTCGCCGACGCCGAGATCAACATCGACATGGTCCTGCAGAACATCTCGAAGATCGAGACCGGCAAGACCGACATCACCTTCACGCTGCCGAAGTCCGAGGGCGCCCGCGCGGTCGAGATGCTCACCAAGCGCCAGTCCGACATCGGCTTCTCGCAGGTGCTCTACGACGACCACATCGGCAAGGTCTCGCTCGTGGGTGCGGGCATGAAGAGCCACCCGGGCGTCACCGCCACCTTCTGTGAGGCGCTGGCCAAGGCGGGCGTGAACATCGATCTCATCTCCACCTCCGAGATCCGGATTTCCGTGCTGGTCAAGGACACCGAGCTGGACGAGGCGGTCAAGGTGCTGCACAAGGCGTTCGACCTGGGTGGCGACGAGGTCGCGGTGGTTCACGCGGGAACGGGGCGATAG
- a CDS encoding secondary thiamine-phosphate synthase enzyme YjbQ — protein sequence MKSTLLEVRTGHTEVVQDITPQCAAFVRSAGGDGLLHVFVPHATAGIAIMELGARSDDDLLAALRDLLPADDRWRHAHGSRGHGRSHVMPALIAPYATVPVLGGELALGTWQSIALVDLNVDNPDRQVRLSFLTDAG from the coding sequence ATGAAGAGCACGCTGCTCGAGGTGCGGACCGGCCACACCGAGGTGGTACAGGACATCACGCCGCAGTGCGCGGCCTTCGTGCGCTCGGCGGGCGGCGACGGGCTGCTGCACGTCTTCGTGCCGCACGCCACCGCGGGCATCGCGATCATGGAACTCGGCGCGCGCAGCGACGACGATCTGCTGGCCGCGCTGCGCGATCTGCTCCCCGCCGACGACCGGTGGCGGCACGCGCACGGCTCGCGCGGGCACGGGCGCTCGCACGTCATGCCCGCCCTGATCGCGCCGTACGCGACCGTCCCGGTGCTCGGCGGGGAGCTCGCCCTGGGCACCTGGCAGTCGATCGCGCTGGTCGATCTCAATGTCGACAACCCGGACCGCCAGGTGCGGCTGTCCTTCCTCACCGACGCGGGCTGA
- a CDS encoding sporulation protein, translating to MKYAELLAQARDAITVRRVYGDPYESGGAIVIPAASVGGGGGGGGGAGNGADGEGSGEGVAFGVGAKPVGAYVLRDGRLTWHPAVDVNAIIETAGKVLIAGILAFALTRCIERRA from the coding sequence ATGAAATACGCTGAACTGCTGGCGCAGGCGCGGGACGCGATCACGGTGCGCCGGGTGTACGGCGACCCGTACGAATCCGGGGGAGCGATAGTCATTCCCGCCGCCTCGGTCGGGGGCGGCGGTGGCGGAGGTGGTGGTGCCGGGAACGGCGCCGACGGGGAGGGCTCCGGTGAAGGCGTGGCGTTCGGCGTAGGCGCCAAGCCGGTCGGCGCTTACGTGCTTCGCGACGGTCGGCTGACCTGGCACCCGGCCGTGGACGTCAACGCGATCATCGAGACGGCGGGCAAGGTGCTGATCGCGGGAATCCTGGCCTTCGCGCTGACCCGCTGCATCGAGCGACGCGCCTGA
- a CDS encoding dihydrofolate reductase family protein, protein MRKLVYFVGVSLDGYIAGPNGEIDFYPVAEDMADWLRSEYPETLPTHARPHFGLAVDAPNQKFDTLIMGRGTYEPALAIGVTSPYAHMKQYVASRTLGHIDDPTVELVEHDPVELVRELKRRDGLDIWLAGGGKFAAALLEEIDELVIKSYPVVAGAGVASFTGDFRPTLFQPTERLAFGNGVQVSWFTRA, encoded by the coding sequence ATGCGGAAGCTTGTCTATTTCGTCGGCGTTTCCCTCGACGGCTATATCGCCGGGCCGAATGGGGAGATCGACTTCTATCCCGTGGCCGAGGACATGGCGGATTGGCTGCGCTCGGAGTACCCCGAGACGCTGCCCACGCACGCACGGCCGCACTTCGGCCTCGCTGTGGACGCGCCCAATCAGAAGTTCGACACGCTGATCATGGGCCGCGGCACCTACGAACCGGCCCTGGCCATCGGTGTGACCAGCCCGTACGCCCACATGAAGCAGTACGTGGCATCCCGCACGCTCGGTCATATCGATGACCCCACGGTCGAATTGGTCGAACACGATCCGGTGGAACTGGTTCGCGAACTGAAGCGGCGGGACGGCTTGGACATCTGGCTCGCGGGCGGCGGCAAGTTCGCGGCCGCGCTGCTGGAGGAGATCGATGAACTCGTGATCAAGAGCTATCCGGTCGTCGCGGGGGCCGGGGTGGCGAGCTTCACGGGTGACTTCCGCCCGACGTTGTTCCAGCCGACCGAGCGCCTGGCCTTCGGCAACGGCGTACAGGTCAGCTGGTTCACCCGGGCCTGA
- a CDS encoding GMC oxidoreductase, whose protein sequence is MRRRALFKAAGTAALLGAAGTMAGTSVASADPMWEALFRAWVPEIFAPIPDPPEHSPAIVVGSGFGAAVSALRLAEAGIPTTVLERGSRWPNDPWREIFTGDDLPDGRGFWHRTHFTGVTKVPMRFASFGGVLDCTEYPGIDVWRAAAVGGGSVIFSGTMIAPQRRFFDHVFGGTVDYGEMERVYYPRVREMLRLSPMPADIYNSSPFAHSRAWDDQVRKAGYEPQANDSIFNWDILRAELAGASRASATAARSNLGNSNGAKFDLNQNYLAYAQGTGRCGIFPGHRVEAIAQESGGRYAVTVTKLSPTGDALATRTLTCDRLFLGAGSIGTSELLVRAQATGALPNLNEHVGDGWGTNGDVVLARGASALAGHGQGVPSASRIFHESDVPLTLESWYIPGIPFETGALASLGMVLDPTRTRFGYDRATNQVGLTWSVKNRDDTVAAARAVDHRIAERADALVEYGALGYDANALFTAHPLGGAVLGRATDGYGRVHGHPGLYVMDGAAIPGSTGTVNPSLTIAALAERNIEAIVRGGR, encoded by the coding sequence GTGCGTAGACGTGCCTTGTTCAAGGCGGCGGGCACGGCCGCCCTGCTCGGTGCTGCGGGGACGATGGCGGGGACGAGTGTGGCGTCCGCCGACCCGATGTGGGAGGCCCTGTTCCGCGCTTGGGTGCCGGAGATCTTCGCCCCCATTCCCGACCCGCCGGAGCATTCGCCCGCGATCGTCGTCGGCTCCGGCTTCGGCGCCGCGGTGTCCGCATTGCGCTTGGCGGAAGCCGGAATCCCCACCACCGTGCTGGAACGCGGCTCCCGCTGGCCGAACGACCCGTGGCGGGAGATCTTCACCGGCGACGACCTGCCCGACGGCCGCGGCTTCTGGCACCGCACGCATTTCACCGGCGTCACCAAGGTGCCCATGCGTTTCGCCAGTTTCGGCGGCGTGCTGGACTGCACCGAATATCCGGGCATCGACGTCTGGCGCGCGGCCGCGGTCGGCGGCGGCTCGGTGATCTTCAGCGGAACCATGATCGCCCCGCAGCGCCGCTTCTTCGATCACGTCTTCGGCGGCACCGTCGACTACGGCGAGATGGAGCGCGTCTACTACCCGCGCGTGCGGGAGATGCTGCGGTTGAGCCCGATGCCCGCGGACATCTACAACTCCTCACCGTTCGCGCACTCGCGCGCCTGGGACGATCAGGTGCGCAAAGCCGGCTACGAGCCCCAGGCGAACGACTCGATCTTCAACTGGGACATCCTGCGCGCCGAACTCGCGGGCGCCAGCAGGGCTTCCGCCACGGCGGCCCGCAGCAATCTGGGCAACTCGAACGGCGCCAAGTTCGACCTGAACCAGAATTACCTGGCGTACGCGCAGGGCACCGGCCGGTGCGGGATCTTCCCCGGTCACCGGGTCGAGGCCATCGCGCAGGAATCCGGCGGCCGCTACGCGGTCACCGTGACGAAGCTTTCGCCGACCGGTGACGCGCTGGCCACCCGCACCCTCACCTGTGATCGGCTCTTCCTCGGCGCGGGGTCGATCGGCACCTCTGAACTGCTGGTCCGGGCGCAGGCCACCGGTGCGCTGCCGAACCTGAACGAACACGTCGGCGACGGCTGGGGCACCAACGGCGACGTGGTGCTCGCCCGCGGCGCCAGCGCGCTGGCCGGTCACGGCCAAGGCGTGCCGAGCGCGAGCCGGATCTTCCACGAGTCCGACGTGCCGCTGACCCTGGAGAGCTGGTACATCCCGGGCATCCCGTTCGAGACCGGCGCGCTCGCTTCGCTCGGCATGGTGCTCGACCCGACCCGCACCCGGTTCGGCTACGACCGGGCGACCAACCAGGTCGGGCTGACCTGGTCGGTCAAGAACCGGGATGACACGGTGGCGGCGGCCCGCGCGGTCGACCACCGGATCGCCGAACGAGCGGACGCGCTGGTCGAGTACGGCGCCCTCGGCTACGACGCGAACGCGCTGTTCACCGCGCATCCGCTGGGTGGAGCGGTGCTGGGGCGGGCGACCGACGGCTACGGCCGGGTGCACGGTCACCCCGGCCTCTACGTGATGGACGGCGCGGCGATACCGGGCAGCACCGGAACGGTGAATCCCTCGCTGACCATCGCCGCGCTGGCCGAACGCAATATCGAGGCGATCGTTCGCGGCGGTCGCTGA
- a CDS encoding aminotransferase class IV gives MANPHPHVYLGDRIVAADAATVGVASSAVLYGLSVYTVFPVHVDGAARTAFRLDDHFRRLEESCKIIGIDRFAAEWDFARFRATVVELIAANAPREDVFVRATVHVVESIPGTRVRGCAIQVSMFVYDAVPIVPQDGMRLKSSPWRRIPDNAIPSRAKVNGAYVNSVLAKQDAIDSGYDDCVFLDGNGHVCELSAANIFLVRNGTLITPDVSCDILDGINRRTVLTLAAEDGIPVVERTVDLTELYIADEVFVTGTSSGAAPVVEVDGRLVADGVPGPISQTLRKRHHAALRTDEVHGWVTDLSAAG, from the coding sequence ATGGCGAATCCTCATCCTCATGTGTATCTCGGCGACCGGATCGTTGCGGCTGACGCTGCTACGGTGGGCGTCGCGTCGTCGGCGGTGTTGTACGGACTCAGCGTCTACACCGTGTTCCCGGTGCACGTGGATGGGGCAGCGCGGACGGCATTCCGGTTGGACGACCATTTCCGCCGGCTCGAGGAATCCTGCAAGATCATCGGCATCGATCGATTCGCGGCGGAATGGGATTTCGCGCGTTTCCGGGCGACCGTCGTGGAATTGATCGCCGCGAACGCTCCGCGCGAAGATGTTTTCGTCCGCGCGACAGTGCACGTGGTCGAGTCGATTCCGGGCACCAGGGTGCGCGGCTGCGCGATTCAGGTCAGCATGTTCGTCTACGACGCGGTGCCGATCGTCCCGCAGGACGGCATGCGCCTGAAGTCCAGCCCGTGGCGGCGCATTCCGGACAACGCGATTCCGTCTCGCGCGAAAGTCAACGGAGCCTATGTGAATTCGGTGCTGGCCAAGCAGGACGCCATCGACAGCGGGTACGACGACTGCGTCTTCCTCGACGGCAACGGACACGTCTGCGAACTCAGCGCGGCGAATATCTTCCTGGTCCGCAACGGCACCCTGATCACGCCCGACGTCTCCTGCGACATCCTCGACGGCATCAACCGCAGGACCGTGCTGACCTTGGCGGCCGAAGACGGCATCCCGGTGGTGGAACGCACCGTCGATCTCACCGAGCTGTACATCGCCGACGAAGTGTTCGTCACCGGAACGTCGTCCGGGGCGGCGCCGGTCGTGGAGGTCGACGGCCGCCTGGTCGCCGACGGCGTTCCCGGCCCGATCTCCCAGACCCTGCGCAAACGTCACCACGCGGCCTTGCGCACCGATGAGGTGCACGGCTGGGTCACGGATCTGTCCGCGGCCGGATAG
- a CDS encoding TetR/AcrR family transcriptional regulator — MTEAERRPLRADARRNRERVLAAAQEAFAAEGLSVPLDEIARRAGVGAGTVYRHFPTKEALFEAAIVDRVDRIIALARELADAAQPVTAFFDFLARLVAEGSVKRDLADAVGGPDAPEYLRPVHELNAAIGTLLTRAQQAGGVRTDIEVEDLMRVIKGAFLTTHGTAATPEQRERTFAIVFDGLRAR; from the coding sequence GTGACCGAAGCCGAGCGCCGACCGCTGCGCGCCGACGCCCGCCGCAACCGCGAGCGGGTCCTGGCAGCCGCGCAGGAAGCGTTCGCCGCGGAAGGGCTCTCGGTGCCGCTGGACGAGATCGCCCGCCGGGCGGGTGTCGGCGCGGGTACCGTCTACCGGCACTTTCCCACCAAAGAAGCGCTGTTCGAGGCGGCGATCGTGGATCGGGTGGACCGCATCATCGCGCTGGCGAGGGAACTGGCCGACGCCGCGCAACCGGTGACCGCGTTCTTCGATTTCCTGGCCCGGCTCGTGGCGGAGGGCAGCGTCAAGCGCGATCTCGCCGACGCCGTGGGCGGCCCGGACGCGCCGGAGTATCTTCGGCCGGTGCACGAGCTCAACGCGGCCATCGGCACGCTGCTCACCCGCGCGCAGCAGGCGGGTGGCGTGCGCACCGACATCGAGGTCGAGGACCTGATGCGTGTCATCAAGGGCGCCTTCCTGACCACCCACGGCACCGCCGCCACTCCCGAACAGCGCGAGCGCACCTTCGCCATCGTCTTCGACGGACTGCGTGCCCGCTGA